The DNA region GCGGGCATAGGTGGCTATCAGATCGTCCGCCTCCAGCCCCGGCACTTCGATGCAGGGCAGGCTGAAGGCGCGCGTGGCGTCGCGGATTAGCGGGAATTGCGGGACAAGGTCCTCGGGCGGTTCGGGCCGGTTGGCCTTGTAATGTTCGTAGAGATCGTTGCGGAAGCTCACGCCGCTCGCATCCAAGATCACTGCAAGGTGCGTCGGCCCGTCCGCCGCGTCCAGATCGGCGGCCAGCTTCCACAGCATCGTGGTATAGCCATAGACCGCGCCGACCGGCGTGCCTTCCGGGTTCGTCAGCGGCGGCAACCGGTGATAGGCGCGGAAGATATAGGACGAGCCATCGACGAGATAGAGGTGGTGCTTTTCGGCCATGCCGCTTGCTAGCACCCGCCGCGCGCCGCGGGTAGGGGTCTGGGAGAGACCCATGCGCATCTCAATTGTGGCAAAAATACGGCGGAATTGGGGCGGAGTGCCTTATTCCACCTTGTCGAGCCGGGCTTCCCTCCCTATCTTCTTTCTTGAACCGGACGAGAGAGAAACCGGTTTCGGCGCGCATTGCCCAGCATCGCGTTGCAATCGCAGAGATAAGGAATTCTAATCATGCGCAAGATCATCCTCGCTGCCGCCATCGCTACTTCGGCCCTCGGTCTGGCCGCTTGCAGCGAATCCACCGAAACCGAAACCGATGAAGCCGTCGACGCGATGGCCGCCGACGCTGAAGCCGCTGGCGATGAAGTTGCCACCGACGTGACCACCGCTGCTGACGCGACGGCTGAAGACATCAACGCCGCCGCCGACGAAGCTGCCGATGAAGCTGTGAAGACCACCGACGAAATCGGTGAAGCTGCCGCGAACATCGCTGCCGAAGCCGAAGACGCCGCCGAGTAATCGGCCCGAGGCCCGGTGCCGCCCAAGCGGCACGGGCTACGAAAAAAGGGGCGGTGCCATCCGGCGCCGCCCCTTTTTGCTGCCTATTGTCATGGCGAAGGCTCAGCCGCCGGTGGCGTAAGGCGCGTTCGCCCAATTCCGGGTCGGATTGGCCTGCGCGCGGACAGCGAAGCCATCGTAAAGCGCACGCGCAATTGCGGCGATGCGTTCTTCGCGGGCCTGCTTGGTGCCTTGTCCGGTGACATAGATCGCGACCGCTATCGTGCGGCCATCGGGACATTCGATGATGCCGATATCGCTTGAAGTGTTGTTGAGCGATCCGGTTTTGTGGCTCACCCGCGCTTCAAGCGGGATGTGCGCCGGGATGCGGCGCTTGCCAGTGACGGTGCGGCTCATCGCAGCGAGCAGTACCTGACGGCTTTGATCGGAAAGGAAATCGCCGCGATAAAGCCCGGACAGCAGTCGCACCATCGCGCGCGGGGTTGCGGCATCGCGGGTGTCGATGTGGACGGCGGGGTTGTACTCGCCGTCATCGCGCACCAGCGTGGCAATGTCGCGGTTGATCGAGAAGTTGGTGATCCCCTGCCGCCGGATCCAGTCATTCACCACTGCCGGGCCGCCGACGGCTGCCAGCAGCGCGTCAGTAGCCGGGTTGGACGAGCGGGTGATCATGATCTCGATCAGGTCAATCGCGGGCATATACTGGCCCGCGCGCACCGGGGCCTTGGTCGAGGAATACTTGGCCGAGGCGACCGGCATCATCAGCGGAAATTCGGACGTGAGCGTGTAGCGCCCCTTTTCGACCATTTCGAGGAAGGTGGCCGCAATTGCGACCTTGCTGGTCGACGCCATCGGGAAGAGCTGATCGCCCAGCACCATCACTTCTTCGCCGGTGGCCAGGTCAACCGCGGCAACCCCTATACGACCCTGCGCCGGATCGGCGAGTTCGGCGATGCGCTGCTGCCAGTTACCGGCATAGAGCGCTTCGAAGCTGGGAGGCTGGCGGACTTCGGTGCCGAAGGTCGCCGCGAAGGTATCCTCAAGATCTTCCGGGCCTGCCGCAGCAGGGCTCGCAATCGCTGCAAGCGAGGCGGCAAGGCCGGTGAAGGCAGCGAAAAAGCGAGGGCGTGTCATGAGGACAAGCTACTCCAACAGGGTTTCTTGGGGCTTAACGATGCACTTATCCACGCCCGATTCGCCGCGGCAAGCACTCTTCTGGGCGCATGCGACGAAAGGTGCGGCGCACGCGACAGAGCCGCCCGCTGTGACGTCATGCGACTGCTCGACTGGGGTTGGGAGTTCGTCGAAAGCCATCTTGCGCAGTGTCACATGGGCTTGACTGGCCAGCGTAAGGCGGCAGTCTGCGGGTCAAGCACTTCTCCAAGGGGACAATCATGATCGACACCGCTCACCGCAGCGCCGCGCGCGCTGCCTTTGCCGCTTTGCTGCTGTCCACCTCGGGCGTCGCCTACGCCCAGACCGTGCAGATCGTCCAACCGGGCGCGCCGGGGCAGGCCAGCAAGACGCTGACCGCCGATCAGGCGACCAAGCTGGCACAGGCGAGCTACACCGCTTCCGACGTCGCCTTCATGCAGCACATGATCGTCCACCATCAGCAGGCCGTCGAGATGGCGGTGCTGGTGAAGGATCGCACCAACACCGCTGACCTGCTCTCGATCGCGGGCCGAATCGAATCGAGCCAGGCGGACGAGATTGCCTTCATGAAAGCCTGGCTGAGCGAGCGGGGCGAGCCGGCGGAAGACCCGATGATGCAGGGTCACGGCGAACATATGCACCACATGATGAAGGGCATGGCCTCGCCTGATCAGATGAAGGCGCTGGCTGCGGCCAAGGGGGTGGAGTTCGACCGCCAGTTCCTGACCCTGATGATCGCGCATCATGAAGGCGCGGTGGACATGGTCGAAAAGCTGCTCGACGAAGACGGCACGGCCGCTGACCCCGTGCTATACCAGTTCGTCGGCGATATCGACAGCGAGCAGACCACCGAAATCAAGCGGATGGACAAGCTGCTGGCCGGCCTGTCGGGCGATCCGCGCTCGGGTCTCGCCGCCGGGTTCGACAATGCGGGCGAGGCGATCCTGAACCTCACCAAGGTGGCGACTCTGCCCAAGCCCGCCGGGTTCTTCAACCCGGCCAACCCGGCCGATCTGCGCCCGCCGGTGCCGCCCAAGAAGGACAAGGACGAGGCGAAGGAGGAAGCCAAGCCCGAAGCCGCGCCTGCACCCGCCGTCGCCGCTGCTGACCCCGCCGCCGCCACTCCGGAGCGCGAGGAGGAAGATCTCACCGAATTCGCCGAGCGTTCCCCGCTGCTCGATTTCGCCAATACCGACATCGCTTTCTTCGACGATGTGATGGTGGCGGGCTCGTATCACGGGTTCAACATCTACAAGCTCGGCGCCGACGGTCTGCCTAACCTGATGAGCAGCGTCGTCTGCCCCGGCGGGCAGGGCGATGTCTCTGTGGTCGGCAACATCCTTGTGATGAGCGTCGAGCAGACCCGCGGGCGGGTCGATTGCGGGCTGGAAGGCGCGCCGGGTAAGGTCAACGAGGAACGCTTCCGCGGCCTGCGCATCTTCGACATCTCCGATCTCGCCCGTCCGGTGCAGGTCGGCGGGGTGCAGACCTGCCGCGGCAGCCACACCCACTCGATCGTCAGCGCCGATGCGACCCGGATCGTCGTCTATAACTCGGGCACCGCCGGCATCCGCGAGACCGAGGAGTTGGCGGGCTGCATCGGCGAGATTCCGGGCGACACCCGCACCGCGCTGTTCTCAATCGACGTGATCGAGATCCCGTTGGCCGATCCTTCCAAGTCGCGCATCGTCAAGAGCCCGCGCGTCTTTGCGGATGAGAAAACCGGCTCAATCGCGGGCCTGTGGACCGGCGGCGATCATGGCGACGGCACCCAGCGCACCGCGCCGACCGATCAGTGCCACGACATTACAGTCTTCCCGGCGCTGAAGATGGCGGCGGGCGCGTGCTCGGGCAACGGCCTGCTGTTCGACATTGCCGACCCGCTCAACCCCAAGCGGATCGACGCGGTGACCGACACCACCTTTGCCTATTGGCACTCGGCCACCTTCAACAATGATGGCACTAAGGTGATCTTCACCGACGAATGGGGCGGCGGCGGGCGGCCGCGTTGCAAGGCCTCTGATCCCAAGACCTGGGGCGCCAACGCGATCTACGACATCGTCGACCGCAAGCTTGTGTTTCGCGCGCACTACAAGATGCCCGCTCCCCAGACCGACAAGGAAAACTGCGTCGCGCATAACGGCTCGATCGTTCCGGTGCCGGGTCGCGATCTGTTCGTGCAGGCCTGGTATCAGGGCGGCCTCAGCATCATGGACTTCACTGACAGCGCCACGCCTAAGGAAATCGCCTATTTCGACCGCGGGCCGATCGATATGAAGCAGATGGTGCTGGGCGGTTACTGGTCGGTCTACTGGTACAAGGGCCACATCTACGGCACCGAGATCACCCGCGGGATCGACGTCTTCACCCTGAAGCCGAGCGAGCACCTCACCGAAGCGGAAATCGCCGCCGCCGAGGCCGCGAAGTACGAAGACAACCGCTTCAATCCGCAGACCCAGACTCGTGTGACATGGGACAAGGGGGTGGTTGAGGCCGCCGAAGCCAGCCGCAGGGGCGGCTGAACGGCGCGGGCGATTTGGTGGACGGCAGCTTTTCGGTCTTTGCGCCGGAAAGCCGCCGCTCGGGAAGTGACCCCATAGCCGTCAAGCGCATCTCTCCCTTTGCGGGAGAGATACGGAGACTTGGCAGCTTGCTGCCTAGCCGCAGTAGAGAGGGGGCAGGGCCGGAGCTTTGCTCCGGTCCCCTCTCGCGGGCCCTCTCCCGCAAGGGGAGAGGGCTAAGACTGCAATTCACCCACTCCCCGTCACTCCCGCACCAAACGCTGGCTCCCGAAAGCCGCCGCTGCATGGGCGGACCGTAGCGGCCTGCACCCCATCCCCCTTGCCTTTGCGCCCTGTCCCGCCTAAGCGCGCGCACTTCACTGACACGAATCAATCAGCCAGCCTGGCGACAAGGGCTGCCATGGCCGGTTCCGACGTGTCTCTATTAGGAGATGAAAATGCCCAAGCTGAAGACCAAGAGCGGTGTGAAGAAGCGCTTCAAAATCACCGCCACCGGCAAGGTCAAGCACGGCGTCGCTGGCAAGCGTCACCGTCTGATCAGCCACAATGCGAAGTATATCCGCACCAACCGCGGCACCTCGGTTCTGTCGTCGCATGATACGCCGACGATCAAGAAGTGGGCGCCCTACGGGCTGGATTGATGTGAGCGGGCTTTGGCCCGCGCGTCTGCAAGATAAGGATATACTGATATGACTCGCATCAAACGCGGTGTTACCACCCGCGCCAAGCACAAGCGGATCCTCGAGCAAGCCAAGGGCTATCGTGGTCGCCGCAAGAACACCATCCGCGTCGCCCGTCAGGCGGTCGAAAAGGCTGGCCAGTACGCTTACCGTGACCGCAAGGTTAAGAAGCGCACGTTCCGCGCCCTTTGGATCCAGCGCATCAACGCGGCTGTCCGCATGGAAGGCCTGACCTATTCGCAGTTCATGCACGGCATCAAGCTGGCGGGCATCGAACTCGACCGCAAGGCGATGGCCGATCTCGCGATGAACGAAGGTGGCGCCTTCAAGTCCGTGATCGCTCAGGCGAAGGCGGCTTTGCCTGCATAAAGCAGGCGGGGGCTGCTCTTCCGGCATAAGCGCCTCGCGGCTTCGGCCCGAACATCAGATCAGGGGCGGGTTCCTTTGCGGAATCCGCCCCTTTCTGTTGCGCGGTGTGCGACCGTAGATTGTATGAATCCGCCATCGTTCTTGTAAAACCGCGCCACCTGCGGCTATCTGACGCGGTGGGGAATGGAGGATACCAGCACGCCGCGGGCGGGCATATGCCGCCGGTGGGCCAACGGCTGACAGCCGAATTCCGCGAACCGCCGGCGCAGTTCGCAGGGTGCTTTACGACCTTTTATCATCTGACGCTTGATCTCCCCGAAGCGGACGCTGTGGTGACCGACTATCTCCAGCCCGAATGGGCCAATATCCGCTTTTTCTGCGGCACTGCGCCCGAGGCGGAGATTGCCTCCCACAAAGTCAGCGGCGCGCCGTTCGTCGGCACCGGCCCGAGCACGTTGCCCTGCCGCTTCACGCTGGGGCCGGTGCGGATGTGGGGCGTCGGCTTCCTCCCGCTGGGCTGGTCGCGCTTCTTCGATGCCGATGCGAGCGATTGCGCCAATGTGATCTGTGACGGAGCAACGCACCCGGCCTTTGCCCATTTCGGCGCAATGACCGATGTCTTGTGCGATCCCGAAGCCACGCTTGACGAGCAGTTCCAAGCGCTGGTCACGGCGATGGAGCGCG from uncultured Erythrobacter sp. includes:
- a CDS encoding serine hydrolase; this translates as MTRPRFFAAFTGLAASLAAIASPAAAGPEDLEDTFAATFGTEVRQPPSFEALYAGNWQQRIAELADPAQGRIGVAAVDLATGEEVMVLGDQLFPMASTSKVAIAATFLEMVEKGRYTLTSEFPLMMPVASAKYSSTKAPVRAGQYMPAIDLIEIMITRSSNPATDALLAAVGGPAVVNDWIRRQGITNFSINRDIATLVRDDGEYNPAVHIDTRDAATPRAMVRLLSGLYRGDFLSDQSRQVLLAAMSRTVTGKRRIPAHIPLEARVSHKTGSLNNTSSDIGIIECPDGRTIAVAIYVTGQGTKQAREERIAAIARALYDGFAVRAQANPTRNWANAPYATGG
- a CDS encoding DUF305 domain-containing protein codes for the protein MIDTAHRSAARAAFAALLLSTSGVAYAQTVQIVQPGAPGQASKTLTADQATKLAQASYTASDVAFMQHMIVHHQQAVEMAVLVKDRTNTADLLSIAGRIESSQADEIAFMKAWLSERGEPAEDPMMQGHGEHMHHMMKGMASPDQMKALAAAKGVEFDRQFLTLMIAHHEGAVDMVEKLLDEDGTAADPVLYQFVGDIDSEQTTEIKRMDKLLAGLSGDPRSGLAAGFDNAGEAILNLTKVATLPKPAGFFNPANPADLRPPVPPKKDKDEAKEEAKPEAAPAPAVAAADPAAATPEREEEDLTEFAERSPLLDFANTDIAFFDDVMVAGSYHGFNIYKLGADGLPNLMSSVVCPGGQGDVSVVGNILVMSVEQTRGRVDCGLEGAPGKVNEERFRGLRIFDISDLARPVQVGGVQTCRGSHTHSIVSADATRIVVYNSGTAGIRETEELAGCIGEIPGDTRTALFSIDVIEIPLADPSKSRIVKSPRVFADEKTGSIAGLWTGGDHGDGTQRTAPTDQCHDITVFPALKMAAGACSGNGLLFDIADPLNPKRIDAVTDTTFAYWHSATFNNDGTKVIFTDEWGGGGRPRCKASDPKTWGANAIYDIVDRKLVFRAHYKMPAPQTDKENCVAHNGSIVPVPGRDLFVQAWYQGGLSIMDFTDSATPKEIAYFDRGPIDMKQMVLGGYWSVYWYKGHIYGTEITRGIDVFTLKPSEHLTEAEIAAAEAAKYEDNRFNPQTQTRVTWDKGVVEAAEASRRGG
- the rpmI gene encoding 50S ribosomal protein L35; translation: MPKLKTKSGVKKRFKITATGKVKHGVAGKRHRLISHNAKYIRTNRGTSVLSSHDTPTIKKWAPYGLD
- the rplT gene encoding 50S ribosomal protein L20 gives rise to the protein MTRIKRGVTTRAKHKRILEQAKGYRGRRKNTIRVARQAVEKAGQYAYRDRKVKKRTFRALWIQRINAAVRMEGLTYSQFMHGIKLAGIELDRKAMADLAMNEGGAFKSVIAQAKAALPA
- a CDS encoding helix-turn-helix domain-containing protein, producing the protein MGNGGYQHAAGGHMPPVGQRLTAEFREPPAQFAGCFTTFYHLTLDLPEADAVVTDYLQPEWANIRFFCGTAPEAEIASHKVSGAPFVGTGPSTLPCRFTLGPVRMWGVGFLPLGWSRFFDADASDCANVICDGATHPAFAHFGAMTDVLCDPEATLDEQFQALVTAMERAMRPNREEARITRVHAALVNGDHASVHDLAEACAMSIRTLERVCTRYFGFAPKLLMRRQRFMRSLATFMLHRGRPWTEAMDAHYHDQAQFTREFHEFMTMNPSEYAALDHPILTSFMEARARARGSAAQTLDPPAPR